A single window of Debaryomyces hansenii CBS767 chromosome F complete sequence DNA harbors:
- a CDS encoding DEHA2F16852p (no similarity): protein MSFLGLSKKKSAVPTSNTSPTSSLRSSFSGSSAGSNTGCNHKNTFVKFDEKKDYVRRCHMKKKFSSSGDKNPAPISFCLGKKY, encoded by the coding sequence ATGTCATTCTTGGGTCtttcgaagaagaagtcaGCAGTGCCGACGTCAAACACGTCGCCGACCTCGAGCTTGCGCTCGAGCTTCAGCGGCTCCTCGGCGGGAAGTAACACCGGCTGCAATCATAAGAACACGTTTGTCAAATTTGACGAGAAGAAGGACTACGTACGTCGTTGTCatatgaagaagaagttttCGAGCAGTGGTGACAAGAACCCGGCACCCATTTCGTTCTGCTTGGGCAAGAAATATTGA